The following are from one region of the Candidatus Eisenbacteria bacterium genome:
- a CDS encoding TolC family protein, which produces MNRSGTWTFAVMMLALALALAPRSSPAQAPSTQAPVDTIVPAPAPAATVTPRPMTAAESLLAAPTPFPGERWSLEQTIMMALDRNADVRTAEARTRQASGAALSGWSGIIPSLSVGADYTYSIPDKEASISSGTVDTTGSPGVWQGSDEVIGFSSKDRVGSIGASLTSNILSLPAIGEKQRRDHVRESTELEEAETRNNTVFRVKRQYFNLLKAERLALVARETERLARDEETRAQALLDVGTVARGDLLKARARRATTQADRIRAENQVEIQASILRQIVGAPAGQRIMPQSLLGESIVLPDSAAVLREASQTRPLIESAQEIEKAAKKGLFGSKSQRLPAVSGSIDFGRSRFQQTLEDLQGPGPLPAELDVERYNTTWQGTVRASLP; this is translated from the coding sequence ATGAACCGTTCTGGGACGTGGACGTTCGCCGTGATGATGCTCGCCCTGGCCCTTGCTCTCGCGCCGCGGAGTTCTCCGGCGCAGGCGCCCTCCACACAGGCTCCGGTCGACACGATCGTGCCCGCGCCGGCACCGGCCGCCACGGTCACGCCGCGGCCGATGACCGCGGCGGAGAGTCTGCTGGCCGCTCCCACGCCGTTCCCGGGCGAGCGGTGGAGCCTCGAACAGACGATCATGATGGCGCTCGATCGAAACGCCGACGTTCGCACCGCGGAGGCGCGCACGCGGCAGGCGAGCGGCGCTGCGCTGTCGGGGTGGAGCGGCATCATCCCGTCGCTCTCGGTGGGAGCGGATTACACGTACTCGATTCCGGACAAGGAGGCGTCGATCAGTTCGGGCACGGTCGACACCACCGGCTCTCCAGGCGTGTGGCAGGGTTCCGACGAGGTGATCGGGTTCTCGAGCAAGGACCGGGTCGGAAGCATCGGCGCGAGTCTCACGTCGAACATTCTGAGTCTCCCCGCGATCGGCGAGAAGCAGCGCCGCGATCATGTGCGTGAGAGCACCGAGCTGGAGGAAGCCGAGACACGGAACAACACGGTGTTTCGCGTGAAGCGGCAGTACTTCAATCTCCTGAAAGCGGAGCGGCTCGCCCTCGTGGCGCGCGAGACGGAACGTCTGGCGCGGGACGAGGAGACCCGCGCGCAGGCGCTCCTCGACGTCGGTACGGTGGCGCGAGGGGATCTGCTCAAGGCCAGGGCGAGACGGGCGACCACGCAGGCCGATCGCATCCGTGCCGAAAATCAGGTCGAGATCCAGGCGTCCATCCTGCGCCAGATCGTGGGGGCCCCCGCCGGTCAGCGCATCATGCCCCAGAGTCTCCTGGGCGAGAGCATCGTGCTCCCGGATTCCGCGGCCGTCCTCCGCGAGGCGAGCCAAACCCGCCCCCTCATCGAGAGTGCGCAGGAGATCGAGAAGGCGGCCAAGAAGGGCCTCTTCGGGTCCAAATCGCAGCGACTTCCGGCGGTCAGCGGCTCGATCGACTTCGGGCGGAGCCGGTTCCAGCAGACGCTGGAAGACCTTCAGGGTCCGGGCCCGCTTCCTGCCGAGCTCGACGTGGAACGCTACAACACGACGTGGCAGGGGACGGTTCGCGCCAGCCTTCCGA